The following proteins are encoded in a genomic region of Pseudomonadota bacterium:
- a CDS encoding TRAP transporter substrate-binding protein, whose translation MKRRDFVTQIALGATLGGTLAACRKQQSDAKKPSAAPPPRDKKVLWRLASSFPRGLDTIYGAAETLSRQVEAMSGGNFRIRCYPAGEIVPGLQVMDAAQQGTVQVGHTAGYYYVGKHPAFAFDTAVPYGLSGRQQVAWLLEGGGEQALAPLFADFNLVRFFGGCTGAQMGGWFKRPVESVGDLKGLKMRIPGLGGDVMSRLGVTVQVLAGGDIYPALERGAIDATEWIGPYDDEKLGFFKVAQHYYYPGWWEPGPSLSYYVNKRAWESLSREHQAMFSEAAHVSGLRMQAQYDARNPAALTRLRKHKINVQPFPDSVMVEAEKHARDLLEGHAAEDPSYRRIYEPWNKYRMESREWFATAELAFASFAFKPG comes from the coding sequence ATGAAACGCAGAGACTTCGTTACGCAAATCGCCCTGGGTGCGACGTTGGGTGGTACGCTTGCCGCCTGCCGGAAGCAGCAATCCGACGCCAAGAAGCCTTCGGCTGCCCCGCCCCCGAGGGACAAGAAGGTGCTGTGGCGTCTGGCTTCGAGCTTTCCGCGCGGGCTCGATACCATCTACGGGGCTGCAGAGACGCTCTCCAGGCAGGTGGAAGCGATGTCGGGTGGCAACTTCCGGATCCGCTGCTACCCGGCGGGCGAGATCGTGCCCGGGCTGCAGGTGATGGATGCGGCTCAGCAAGGCACCGTTCAGGTAGGCCACACAGCAGGCTACTACTACGTGGGCAAGCATCCCGCGTTCGCGTTCGATACTGCGGTCCCCTACGGGCTGTCGGGACGCCAGCAGGTCGCCTGGCTGCTGGAGGGTGGCGGCGAGCAAGCGCTGGCACCGCTCTTCGCCGACTTCAACCTCGTCCGCTTCTTCGGGGGCTGCACGGGTGCCCAGATGGGCGGCTGGTTCAAGCGTCCGGTCGAGTCGGTGGGAGATCTCAAGGGCCTGAAAATGCGCATCCCTGGTCTCGGCGGAGATGTGATGAGCCGGTTGGGCGTAACGGTGCAGGTCCTGGCAGGCGGAGATATCTATCCGGCGCTGGAGCGGGGTGCGATCGATGCCACCGAATGGATCGGTCCCTACGATGACGAGAAGCTGGGTTTCTTCAAGGTGGCGCAGCACTACTACTATCCGGGGTGGTGGGAGCCCGGTCCGTCGCTTTCGTACTACGTGAACAAAAGGGCCTGGGAGTCGCTTTCCCGCGAACACCAAGCGATGTTCTCGGAGGCGGCTCACGTGTCAGGCTTGCGCATGCAGGCCCAATACGATGCCAGAAACCCTGCCGCCCTCACGCGCCTGCGCAAGCACAAGATCAACGTGCAACCGTTCCCCGACTCGGTCATGGTCGAGGCCGAGAAGCATGCGCGTGATCTGCTGGAGGGCCACGCAGCCGAGGATCCGAGCTATCGGCGCATCTACGAGCCCTGGAACAAGTACCGCATGGAATCGCGCGAGTGGTTCGCCACGGCCGAGCTCGCGTTCGCCTCGTTCGCGTTCAAGCCCGGGTGA